The sequence GAACCTCctgatttaaaagaaatgtactgCTTAACCAACTGTGgcttaaattttttttgtttaattttgtaattttgtaatcCCTAATATCAAGTTAACTAAACTATAGAACCCTGGGGAAAGGGGAAATGTCACTACATGgtcattttaatattatatttacagaTCCCTAACTTcagcaaatatgtatttgtgaggtctgcaaaaaataaaaataaaaggacaaatcCATGCCTGTATATGGGTACTGAAAGTGTTCTGATCTATACccagcagtcagcatagagaaagcatacagagaagaggagaaatgaaacaatgttactATGTCACCTCTTTGCGTGCACTGTTTTCTCTGGTTTTGATTTGTGTGAACTAGATTATGATTTTTGCTGaacttttaatataaatgtaaaagaaagcaGAGCATTACGTTTaaaaaagacttacaaaagtttgGATGATTTCATTCAATTGTTTAAATAGCTCCCCTTTAAGTCATCTAGACTTTCAGGATGGAGAATTTCCTTCTCATATGTATAGAATCACGACCTTGTAGAGTGTAAACAGGAGACAGGATATTCTATCAAACGGATAGAATTGGTAGTCAGTACTTATCTTTAGAAACTGGCATCACTATAACTTAACAATAACTCTTtgaatattttaacatattttgcCAGTCATCATGTTTAATTACCAAGTATTGTAATAAACCTTCAGTTTCATCAGAACTTCTGGCAGCTCTACACATATTTATAACCTAAACCATGACCCTTGCTATCTCAGCCTACACAAACACCTAGAGCCTCAGAGTCCACTTCCATGAAAGGTTCAAATTAAGAGGAATTAGCTGAGTCAACAAATATATGTTCCGGAGCTCTGTTAGCTAGTTAAGAACCAATCAGAAGCTCCAAACTCTGTTATGTGTAGAACATTAACTCAATCCTGTGGTCAAAACCAATTTCAGACTTACAGAATTATTACGAAACAAGCATTTTGTCTGATTAGTGGCCTAAACCATATCTATAGCTGGTTGGCACACCTCTAAGGGAGACTGTCCACTAGGATACTTCCCCAAGAACATAGAATGCTATAATGGATAGGGAAACTAGAAACAAATGATGGCTATGACCAAATAATTAACAATTAGGAAAGAACATACAAAAGCACAAAACATTTAAAGCCTTCCCTTATAGGTTAGACTCTGTTAAAGTGATCCTGTAGAATATAAGCAGACATATGATTCTTAGGACTTGCTGCTTGGATGAAGGATGAGAGACCAAAACCCTTAATACATACCTTTATTCCATCATTAGCTGATCCAAACAAATCACCAGGTTGAATATGAACTGAATGCTTCATATAGAGAAAAATGTACTGCTTAAAAAACTGTGGcttacatttgttttgtttaattttctaATCCCTAATTTCATGAGATAATGAATGGCTCACTGGCATCATTTGACTTTACTCTATAATCCCAATAACCATAATATTCCATTAAATAATGGTGATGCTTATAATGGGCACATGGAAGCCACCCcttcttttaaataataattagatTTAAGACAGGTATGACATATTATATAAGTAAGTAGAATTTGCATACGCTGTGTATCCTGTGCATTGGGCCTCTCCTGGTCACAATAACTTAGATAAGGGAGCATAAATATAACCAATTGCTAGGGAAACATCTTGTCATATTATGAAGATGAGCAATCATACAGATCTAGAGTTTCTGTATGATTGCTCGGTCATAAAAAGGAAAATATCTTATGATTTAAATTGTATGGCTCATGCAGGACCACTATCTTAGGAAACCTCTGAAGTAGAGGACACACACAAAACCAGCGTCTAGAACAACCTCTGTTCCTATTATGGACTAGAGGGCACGACAAGTAGATCACACATGGCTATGGAAACATCTGGACCTGTTATGAAGTGCAGGGCAAACATAGGGACAGTGATTTTCAAAACTTCATATACTGACATTGTGGATCATAAAGGACCTATGTCCAGGACAACCTAGGAATAACACACAGGgttggcagccttaggcctggggggcaaatccagtcaagtggcccattccACCATCAaatcaccatccatgcccaccttttcctggtttattaacggatattgatgttatgctaatcagtagctctttgccatacccgctccttcacggctctgactttcaatgttgtcagagctcAGGCTGagaagcctgtgctctgactcactaactgagcgccggaaccacgagggagaggatataatctgactgcacaTACTGTTGgtgtgcaccagtggaccaccagggaatcgtttaaattgactatgctggtgtccccaacttgtgagctgtgttggccgctgggcgcctctgttgtcatggcgccatgcgtgaccacacagcttgcacacctcaaaggctggccctgctgacagacgcactggcactcactctcaataacacaaacaaaaaaaccctgacagacacacacacacacacacacttacaaggcagacacacattcactgacagacaaccacttacttgacagacacactcgctgacacactcacacactgacagacacacactcactgacagacgcacacacttactgacagacacacacactcactgacacacacacatacacacttattgaaacacacacacacacttactgacagacacacttactttcagacacacacagatttacacaGTCTTGCACACACAAGAGTCTTCTGGGTCCTCTCCCAAGGGTCCAGTGGCTttcatgatcttcctgctcctctctgcttcctcgcactgtttagtgatgcggggccagaatgacgtcatattccggtcccCAGCATCCCCAGAAagggcatgcgagggagcaggaagatcatcagcacagtcagcgctccctcgccgccacctgcctccttcctcacccggccggtatattgctgcagagtaggcacttgccatctgggacaagcaggtgcctactctgccttgctacggGGGCGCCCTTAGGTCAccagctggccacctgctgggctccctgtGACAGGCCATCGGCCTGCTCCACGCGGCACCCTCCATCTCCTGGCATCTGGGCACGGTGCACCCTGTGCACACGTCCAGGAccgattttaaaatgatttagggCGGCCAGGGGGGAAATTGCCTCTCTGCCCCCCGTTCGAGCCCGCCCCTGACTAGTGGCCAAGTAAATATCTGTTAATATTTTGAACACAAGGCATGGAATGGAGAACATGCACAACAAGATCAATAGCTATAACATGTATAATCCTGTTATGAAGGCAAGAGCACACATGGGACCATTGCCTTGGAGAACTTCATGGAACACATCAGAACCATTGGCTTTTAAAATGACTATTCCAATTAAGAAATGAAATAGCCAGTCTCTAGCTATTTGACCCTGGTACACAAAATGTTTAGATATTTATTTACAACAATTTTATAACTTTTATACAGTAATTTGCACAATCCTCTTATTTTTCAAAGGGTTTATATaatcatatattatttttatttctggctATTTCCAGGAGCCCACATGAACTGTGCCGTTTCCCTAACAAACTGCATTCTGGGAAGGCTGCCATGGAAGAAACTCCCAATGTACATGCTGGCCCAAatcttcggtgcattccttgcTGCTGCAGTGGTGTTTTGTCTTTATTATGGTACTGTCATTTTAAACATATTTGACGAGTCTAAAAAATATTGTCGAGTTGGCAACAGCTTTCTTAAGTAAAAGGAAAATTCTAGGTTGAGAACCGCTGGTGTAGAGTGTTGGTGAGTGAATATAGTGATGTGTGTTTTTTAGAGTGCCAGTGTGTACATGCAGGAATATATTTGTGTGGAGTTTTAGCGTGCATTTATGGGTATttggtgtgtatgtataggtgtgttaGTGCACTGTGTTTCAATTCCAACCTGCCCCTTTTTATCCCTCTCCAGCCCCctgtatttctttctttctttctcacaTATGTTCCTTTCCCCCTTTCCTTAATTATACCCTCTTTTTTCTCCCTGCCCCTCACTTGTCCGCTCTTCTTTCTCCCAGTCCTTCACTTGTACTCCTCCCCACACTTGTTCTCTTCTTTATCCCTTAAAATACCTGTTCCATACTTCTGTCCCCCTGCTCACACAATTCTACATTTCTTTTATTCCCCACTACAGTACAGGAGATCGTGCGGGGTTATGATGCTGATGTCATCTCCTCGCACTGTCCTGCAGTTCCTTCAGCTGCTGGCTGGATATCAGGACCTGCCGCTGCAGGTGCCGAGCGAGAAGGAGAAATTTTGATTCTCCTTCTCGCCTGAGCACCACCAAAGATACAGGGTCCAGCAGTGCTGCCCCACTTCCGTGTGCTGCCCCTAAGGCAGGGGTGgagaacctttggccctccagatgttgtggactacttctcccttgatgcttttctaacattatagctgtaagagcattatgggagatgtagtccaaaacatctggagggccgaaggttccccacccctgccctaGGGGTGGTATTGGTGGCCTTATGGGAATCTCAGTCCTGGTAACAGTGCTTTGTAAATGTTCTGCTCCTAATGCCATGAGTCAACATAACTGACAGTTATCCTGGCATACAGTCATGCCAGGCTGATATTCCCCTTCTTTGACATTACCCTTTTTGGAAGGGTTCTCTTTTTTGGATTGCCCACATGCGGCTCGCTATACTTACCACCCTCTGTTGGTAGGTATTGAAAACATATTGCTATAGAACTCTTTGATTTGTTCATAAGCCAATACTCATAACTATGtcttttattgctgtggatctttgTCATCCACAATATGTAACACACATTACTGTAACTTTTACTGCTGTGGATATTGATATAGTAAGAAGTAGCAGTGAAATGTACTAAATATGTCCTCTTTTTGTCTGCTAGAGGCACTGCACACCTATTGTGAAGGAAATTTCACAGTCACGGGACCTTTGGAAACAGCCAGCATATTTGCTACGTATCCTCAGCCTTACCTGTCTATTGGGGGTGGTTTCCTAGACCAGGTGAGTTGTATTTCACTGTACTGATAGCGGGAATATTTTGTGAGATGttgcatacactagtacataaCATTCAGATTCTGTTTCAATGTAGGGGAAACATGCTAATACACATAATGAGTGGATATACCTTTTTTTCCACCTCTCAATGATCAGTCCCACATAACAGTGAATAACGTGGCACTTACATGTTCTACTGgtaaatcactttgccaaacctTTGTTGCTATAAATACATGCTCTAGTTACATTAATGATTAGTGATAAATTCAGCATCCCTTTCACAGCTCTAATTGCAAGTGTGTGGAATAAACTAATAGATAAGGTATCGTTCAGTATGTAATGTAACTATAATAAAAACCAAACAGGAAGATCTGTACTAAATCTAACAAATATTCAATTTGATAAAGGATGCACGTTTTATATGGCCACCATTGGTGATATTTGCCTGTATTGGCTGTCACATCGATATCTGACATCTAATGTTTTCTGTAATCCCGCAGGTGGTGGGGACAGGAGCCCTGCTATTGTGTATCCTGGCCATCAATGATAAGAAGAATAGCCCAGCTCTGAATGGCACTCAGGCAGTGGTAGTTGGACTCTTGGTTACGGTCATTGGTATGTCCATGGGAATGAATTCCGGATATGCCATTAACCCAGCCAGGGATCTTGGGCCACGGATCTTCACGGCCATAGCTGGCTGGGGAATTGAAGTCTTCAGGTATGTTTATTGGTACTTTGATGTCCATCTGTCTGACAACTATATATGTGTCTTTCTGTCTTCTTTCTCTCTGTAAACTTTTCTTTGACTTACCCTATCAGTCATCTAAATGTATATCTCTATGTCACTGAGATAATAGCAGAAGGACCAATAATGAAGGTTTCTCAAGCCTTATGGTCTATAATCCTCCCATGGTCCCACCCATTCAACTAAAACTACATGGTATACCCTAAAGTCAGGTTTGTTAAACACATTATATTCCAGAATGGGTGGGTCTGGATCAAATCGACAGTGAGTGAAATCGATTCAAGTACTACATTTAATGTTTTACCAAGTGGTTGACTGGCAACCACTAAGTAGCCCTTGGCGTGTAACTagaagtaaaataaaatcaaGCACTGATCTGTCGATGGACTCGTGTGACCTGCCTAGTTAGATAATATTTATAGGATAAAGTGGAATTAAACACACATTATTGCTGGCGTCACATTGATAACTGGTCCTTTCTTGTGCCAGTGATTTTGTTCGTGTGTATCATGGAAACAAAACGCCTTTCTTATCATGGCTCTGTGATTAGCAACAGCCAGCAAAGCTATGCAGAGACGTACAGTGTTTTCTTAGCTACATTGCCTGGAAAAGTTTTGCCAATGCTTTACTCAGTATGagatgtctcgtctttcctccaagctatacatgttaagatcctttaacctttccttgtaagttttatcctgcaatccatgaaccagtttagtagtcattctctgaactctcttttgccatttggtttatccctcttggaacatcaaccctgttacatatcttagtatcatcagcgaAAAGATATACCTTGCCATCAAGATCTTCTTCAATATCActgataaaaaatattaaagagaatgggtccaagtacagatccctgaggtacccactggtgacaagcccatgtttcaaatatactccattgactacaaccctctgttgcctgtcattcagccaccaccttacccattcaacaatattgggatCCAAActtagattgcagtttattgataagccttctatgtgaaacagtgtcaaaagccttactgaaatctaggtaagcaatgtctactggaCCACCctaatctataattttagttaaccaatcaaaaaaatcaataagattagtttggcataatctccctgaagtaaacccatgttttctctcatcttgaaatccatgtgtttttagatgttcaacaatcctatcctttaacatggtttccattactttccccactactgaagtaaggcttactggcctatagttgcccgactcctccctactacctttcttgtgaatgggcacaacattcgctaacttccaatcttctgggactactcctgttaacaatgattggttaaataaatctgttaatggctttgctagtacaccactaagctcttttagtgATATTTACCTTGCTTGTATGACTCCCTAAAGGTAATTAGTTAATATGTGCTGGATGTCATTTaccatgtttatttattataacatttaGAGCTAATAACTTGGACAAATCTGCTCCAGTCCTTTAATAAGAGGAAGGTGTAAAATGTCAGTTTGCTTTTGAAGTAGGCAACTATCTAAAATTATTATCTTTAGCAAGTAAATAGTTGCCATAATTTGCAAGGAACATGTCTGTAGATATGGTTTGTATCTATTAGAAACAATGTGGTGTAATCAGTATGTTAATCAGTTCATGTTTGGTGTGTTTTATTTTCCAGAGCTGGGAACTACTGGTGTTGGGTACCCATAGTTGCTCCTCTGGTTGGCAGCCTGACCGGTGCCCTTCTCTACCAGCTCTTAGTTGGACTGCATCATCCGCCAAGTGAGGAAGTGACGAAGGTATACGAGATGGAAGCAGGGACTTCAGAGACAGCAACTTGTGAATACATGTGATTCTCTCAGGAGATGAATGGCACGAGACATTGCAATTCTGTAGATCCGTCCTAAGGGAATTTATGTAGCCATGCAATGCATTTAACTacagcatgcagacactaaaatcCTACTACAAGTCTGCATCTCCACTAACATGTAGTCCTTTGAGTGCCAATGGTGAGTGAAGATAATTCTATGGCACTCATAAGGACTTGCCCCTAACTCTCTGCCTACGTATAAATTATTTTATCTTTCCACACAGTATTTCTTCACTTTCATATAATCTCTCCTTGGCATTGATGATGGCATATCACCTCATTCTTAGAATGCTACAAGACTCCCAGAAAAATGGGCATGCAGCAAAAGACCATAGACAAGTTGCTGATCAACATTGTTCTTTAACTTCCAAGGAttacacagcttattgtatttaagAAATTAATGTACGGTTTCTAAATGTGTTCTATATAGTACATATTTTAGCACTTTGACACACCACTGGTTAGTGTCCTTAACTACTAAAATGCTTGTATATGCAGTCGCGAATGGAAAAATACAAGCTTAGACATTAAAGACTTAATCCTGAACCCAAAGATACTCAAAGGTACAAAAAGGTTTACTACCATGATGCTCTGACCTGTTGGACAGTTGCACTGAAAAATCACTTGTTATGGACATTCTGGTATGATCTGGCTAATTTGTGGGCTGTGGACTCTTGTAGACTAACTAAACTGGCAGAGCAATGTTCCTCTCTACTGAGAACTTTGACCCATGATGGTGCAAGGTTCTAGAGAGCCTGTGATTTGTTGACTGTTGTGGCACTCAAAACATTACACTTGGAAGCTCCTGATGTGGCTTTAATTTAGAGGCTTAGTTCATTATGTATATGaatatgtaaatgtgtatatGCGTTCTTAGTATGTGGCCATCACTTTAAAGTTTACAATTACAGTACACTGGCAGCTTACTCTGTGAATATGAAATACAACTGATACAACTTGAATGAAATTGGTTGGGATGTTGGCACACTGAGTCTGAATGCAAGACGCAAGGCGTTCAGGAAGCTATTGAGCTGGAtcgcaaattacaatgcttaaTCTAAAGGCCTGAGGACCACCCATAGGACACGGATTGTGTAGACATGATAAATGAGTGCTGACATATGACatggacaaagaaaaaaaaatactttatagtATTAGTGTAAATATATCCATTTGTACATcttaatttatttactaaacaaaaacTCCATTATCACTTCATGCTTTGTAGGATTGGATGATGTAGTTGTAATAGAATACGTTTATTACAATGTGTCCAGCCAATGTTTGTGCAGTGTGATTTACCATAAACTGCACAGTAAACTATCTAATCAGTGGATTGTAACCATGAGGATTCTATATTGAGAACCAACTATGATGTTATATCAGAGGAAAGGCTTCCACACGTGGCAGGAACATCTCCTAGAACTTTGGACTGGCTGATAATGAAGATTTAACATTTGAACTAAGGGAGAGACAATAATTTCCTTGACAAGTACAAATAGTTTGTGttaaattcagtataacatgttGCATGTGAAAAGTTTATTATTGACCATATTTTCATCTAAATACTGTACTATGAAACATATGGATCAGCTTGTTGTCTAATACAGCCTTAAATCCATGGAACTTGAAGATCACCTTACTTCATAATCACAGCTGATTAAAATAGTTGAGTAAATTCAAAGGGTGTTCTTTGTGTGACTGCTACAAATgtcattaaatatttaatatactcTCCTGCTTTCTTGTGTTGCTCTTACTTTTATTGTTCTTACCATTCATCAAGTTTAGATATTCTTCTGAGATTGGGTTGTTGTCTACTAATAAGGACCTTTGGGACTGAAACACGTTAGGCTTTGGCTTCCCCCATGTGGTGCAGTTCCTCATGCTGATTTTGTTCGTACTAATAAAGCTGCAATTATTTGTGTACTCTGCTAGAGCATGGTGTCTTTGTGGTAACCAGTCCAGTATTTTATTCATCTAGAGACCTTTTTAATCTGCCTGGACAACAGCGATAATCTGATAAACTTGTTAACAGAGTTTTTCTGACTTATCCTTTTGTGCATATTCATGCTCTTTCTTGCTGGGATAGGAGGTGGAACCATTGAGCTATGTATCCTAGGTCTTAACCTAGAGTGCTCATGCACCAGGGTACACTGTGTTTCAATGTACCTGATAGTCCCTGCCCTAACACTGCACAACATTGGGACAGAAAGAGATCCTGGGAAGGAATGAAAAAAACACATGGGTGAAGGGTCATTAGCTCATGGTATTTTGCCAGGGTGAATGGCAACAGTCTCAAGAGAGTGCCCCAAAAGCatattcacctgtgtgcctcttaacccgtcttttgtttcttatcccctttttaaaatgtcttaccccctttagtgtatcttatcccctatttttccccattgtgtgtcttacacctcccttgtgtctCAGTTACAACcccactttgtgtgtcttactccccccccagcccctttgtgtgtctccttctctcccagcccctttgtcttatttactcttaccagctcctttgtttgtttctctttcaccaccagcctgtctatctcccccagcccctctgtgtctctatttcctcttctccagcccctctgtgtctctttcaccccagcCTCTTTGTATTTCTACCtccaggcccttctgtgtgtcacTTTCATTCCCAACCCCTCTGTGAACTTTCTCACCCacaggcccatctgtgtgtcttcccctccatgtcccttagtgttcctctctcctcccctccacgTCCATTAGTGGTTCTCTGTCCCCCCTGTACCTTAATGgtcctcttccctccccttcctgtccatCAGTGGTCCTCTCCCCATGTCTCGTAgtgtttctctctcccctcccttccctgtcccttagtgttactcttcccctccttacctgtgtcttagggacaggagagggagcaCTATGGGAAAGGTggcagggagatcactaagggacaggggagagctctaagggacagggcggggagagcagtaagggacaagaggggagagaggctgaggaaggggggaaagagaagcacaaGCACCCCACAAActtagcccctatcctaccccacaaacactctttttcacactacacacaatgcttccctatacataCAGTAACACACCATGTTtccattacacacaaaaacaatgcatccattacacacaaaaacaatgcatcccttgcacacatacacaaacacacaatacatcccttacacacacacacacaaacacacacacaaacacaatgcatatcttacacacttacacactcaaagcaccacttacagacacacacttcttacacacacacactcaatgcaccacttacagacacacacactgcatcccttatatacacagaaacacaccttgcatcccttacacatacaaataggctggccctgctgtcacccggcggaCGGGCTGGCGGGcgtgcaagggagcactctcccctgagcgctctctgcccagcttcctcgcgcaccgcactgataccagaGCCGAAGCTGAacagggagctgaacagggagcactcaggggagagtgctccctcgcgtgccagctgaccggccgcccagcaacaccactggaccccagggaatcccctcagcactcccaaaggtagggaggctgggggattacatttttttaaaaacgtgtgtgttagtgtgtgtttgtgtgttagtgtgtgtgtgtgtgttagagtgtgtgtgtgtgttagagagtgtgtgtgtgtgttggtgtatgtgttaatgtgtgttagtgttagagtgtgtgttagtgttacatttgtgtcagtgtgtgtgtttgtgtgtgttactgagtgtgttagtttgtgtgtgtctgttagtgagtgtgtgttttgtaagtgagtgtgtatgtgtctgtcactgagtgtgtgtctgtcagtaaatgtgtgtgtctgttagctagtgtgtatgtgtctgttcgtgagagtgtgtgtgtgtgtcttcaacacttacctttctccagcgccagactcccttggcgctggggatcccttcgCCCCGATCCgcttctcagctccgaatgcgcatgcggggcaagagtcgcgcgcgcattcaaaccgcccataggaaagcattactcaatgctttcctatggacaatcagcatcttctcactgtgattttcacagtgagaatcacggaagctcctctagcagctgtcaatgagacagccactagaggctggattaaccctcagtgaaacatagcagtttctctgaactagagggacctggcacccagaccacttcattgagctgatgtgatctgggtgtctgtagtggtcctttaagtttatgtgtatctgcatgcactggcgtacataccgcaggactgcgacccctgtgaccaggtgcccgccagggccgtctttaatattgattgggccctgggcaagcatttgatggggccccctgactcccactccctgacatgcaatcacacTCTCCACTTCCCAACACAGTAGcggaaccattttcccatgcttgcagagttgtatttagcactgaggtgtgtttatgtgtttaaatggaagcatgtttttgtatggagtatgtttgtgtaaatgtaggggtgtgtttgtaggtgttgttggtgtttgaatgcaagcatgcatctatgtgtagtttttttgtttttgctttttaatgctggggtgtgtttatatatatttttggtgtttaacacaaagatgtgtttgtatgtattgttgacgtttcaatgcaggactgtgtttgtatgtagtgttgaaggttgaatgcaggggtgtacttgAGTGTAGTGTTGGTGATTTGAATGATGatatgtatgcacatgtacacatacactgtgatacacatacacacacacacactgaaacacatgcagacacacagatataaacactgacactcacactaacactaacacacatgcagatacagactgacacagatacacacactaacagatacagacacacagatacacaacctgacacacatacagagacatatatacaaacactgacacatatggatactcagacacactgacgcacatactgacacacatgcagatacacagataaaaacactgactatgtacagatgcacacacagatatacacacgcaggtacacacactg comes from Pelobates fuscus isolate aPelFus1 chromosome 5, aPelFus1.pri, whole genome shotgun sequence and encodes:
- the LOC134612436 gene encoding aquaporin-7-like, which codes for MKTPVAMKIRSMISIRNKWAREAFAELLSTFIMMLFGLGSVAQVVLGKKEFGQYLSINLSFGFGVTMGIHVAGGVSGAHMNCAVSLTNCILGRLPWKKLPMYMLAQIFGAFLAAAVVFCLYYEALHTYCEGNFTVTGPLETASIFATYPQPYLSIGGGFLDQVVGTGALLLCILAINDKKNSPALNGTQAVVVGLLVTVIGMSMGMNSGYAINPARDLGPRIFTAIAGWGIEVFRAGNYWCWVPIVAPLVGSLTGALLYQLLVGLHHPPSEEVTKVYEMEAGTSETATCEYM